A genomic segment from Diospyros lotus cultivar Yz01 chromosome 5, ASM1463336v1, whole genome shotgun sequence encodes:
- the LOC127802065 gene encoding uncharacterized protein LOC127802065 isoform X3 — protein sequence MVQDISCRSETFLCFLMLGGGSRSGGSFRQVGVGHFGSRPDGSSPSYRGRGRGRSHAGRFSSPAEKPASFRHEASSQTPGQSPQYVVGPELAPTSVSAHALRTSVWPPPRMAWCELCRVDCNTPEILEQHKNGKKHKKNLQVYEEFQKLNELLVRRRQTEQVPVPEVNQEVDVQPEKVERSEDKLASQEDLSSQAGTDENKVESEQQMVSETAASEEETRKPGMDCFEVRGSKRKMRGGRGGKWMRTHEGSRRSVEPPKPKQAVSLSCELCNVKCESEVVFQSHLNGKKHLSNLKRFQGQQAILEQAALQVLYPALLQALGPPNPNASTSYAPQYHQEGVHGFQGFTPQQLAPQIFLPGQVSAPPAKTSASASSSGLQIQDHQDPKPEQSQAMSEAWSQDAAAVEAKSKPEAEPGDTVQTVT from the coding sequence GGTGGAGGTTCGAGGAGTGGTGGATCCTTTAGACAGGTTGGCGTGGGCCATTTTGGTTCCAGACCAGATGGCTCAAGCCCCTCATATCGTGGCAGGGGTCGAGGCCGGAGTCATGCTGGGCGCTTCTCTTCCCCAGCAGAGAAGCCAGCATCATTTAGGCATGAAGCATCATCGCAGACCCCAGGACAGTCACCTCAATATGTGGTGGGACCCGAGCTGGCACCAACTTCTGTATCTGCGCATGCACTCAGAACTTCTGTCTGGCCACCTCCACGCATGGCATGGTGTGAACTCTGTAGGGTTGATTGCAACACGCCTGAAATTCTTGAACAGCACAAGAATGgaaagaaacataaaaagaacTTGCAGGTATATGAAGAGTTTCAGAAACTCAACGAGCTCCTGGTTAGAAGACGACAAACTGAGCAAGTGCCTGTTCCTGAAGTCAATCAAGAAGTAGATGTTCAGCCTGAGAAAGTTGAGAGATCTGAGGATAAACTTGCCTCACAAGAGGATTTGTCTTCTCAAGCAGGAACTGATGAAAATAAAGTTGAAAGTGAGCAACAAATGGTTTCAGAGACAGCTGCATCAGAAGAAGAAACGAGAAAGCCAGGGATGGATTGTTTTGAAGTGCGTGGTTCCAAGCGGAAGATGAGAGGTGGCCGTGGTGGCAAGTGGATGAGAACTCATGAAGGATCAAGAAGATCAGTTGAGCCTCCCAAACCCAAACAAGCTGTTTCCCTCTCTTGTGAATTGTGCAACGTTAAGTGTGAGTCAGAGGTGGTTTTCCAAAGTCATTTGAATGGTAAAAAACACCTTTCAAATCTTAAGCGCTTTCAAGGCCAGCAAGCTATACTTGAACAAGCTGCACTTCAAGTGCTTTACCCAGCTCTCCTTCAAGCACTTGGCCCTCCTAACCCTAATGCTTCAACTTCCTATGCTCCTCAATATCATCAAGAAGGTGTTCATGGTTTTCAGGGCTTCACTCCTCAGCAGCTGGCACCTCAAATTTTTCTGCCAGGTCAAGTATCCGCACCCCCAGCAAAAACATCAGCATCAGCTTCATCTTCTGGTTTGCAGATCCAGGATCATCAAGATCCCAAGCCTGAGCAATCGCAAGCCATGTCAGAAGCTTGGAGCCAGGATGCCGCTGCAGTGGAAGCTAAGAGTAAGCCTGAAGCTGAACCAGGCGATACAGTTCAGACAGTAACTTAA